Proteins encoded in a region of the Isosphaeraceae bacterium EP7 genome:
- a CDS encoding bifunctional transaldolase/phosoglucose isomerase, protein MATASTSAHLAGLQALGQSVWLDDISRKMLEDGSLQRLIDEDGLQGMTSNPSIFQKAISAGSDYDEETASLVASGSGIDGIYQGLTVADIRRALDLFRPVYDRTDGLDGYVSLEVSPLLAHDTEGSIREGKQLWELLGRPNAMIKVPGTPEGLPAIEELLYSGINVNVTLLFSVDAYEKVAQTYIKALARRAAEGKPVDHIASVASFFISRIDVEVDKRLDALIKAAADDKAKVARLQALKGKVAIANAKNSYVIYEKEFGSPQFLALKQKGAKVQRLLWASVGTKNPAYPDTLYIDELIGPDTVSTMPRPTYDAFKGHGHAAPALLKGMDEAKAQIEELSALGVDFNDVLDKLLRDGVKIFADSFGQLMTSIREKQAELIRKSRVGSTALLGDYKDAVEATLDDLDKIGAVKRLWAKDTSLFKAEPDHAKIIANSLGWLTVADVVKPEAGALASFSDEIAATGFGHIVVMGMGGSSLCVEVIRRTNVPVSGHPVMVVLDSTVPATIRRIEKAIDPAHTLFIVASKSGTTTEPSVFYAYFYDLVKKLKGDKAGENFIAITDPGTKMEADARRDGFRKIFLNPSDIGGRYSALSFFGMVPAALMGLDVDILLDRAGTVIKATKPETPIRQNPGAVLGATLGALAKKGRDKVTLVTPPPFDALGLWIEQLIAESTGKEGKGIVPIAGEPLTSPDFYGNDRVFVLIRTLDGPAVEDHAQLIALSKAGHPVLELIVADTMDLGAEFFVWEVATPLAGQRLGIDPFDQPNVQESKDNTKALLAEYTAKGALPQQETVATFEALTFSTDATNKAALLKAAGAKTGRDLAVAVLKAHLGRLKAGDYLAITQYFDEKSRRDEALQILRVKLRDTYKVATTTGYGPRFLHSTGQLHKGGPDTGVFLQLTAQDGEDLAIPNEKFGFATLVQAQALGDFQSLTSRNRRALSINLGTDVDKGFGLLADLIRDAIS, encoded by the coding sequence ATGGCCACCGCGTCGACGTCCGCACACCTGGCCGGTCTGCAGGCGCTCGGGCAGAGCGTCTGGCTGGATGATATCAGCCGCAAGATGCTGGAAGACGGCAGCCTCCAGCGCCTGATCGACGAGGACGGCCTGCAAGGCATGACGTCCAACCCCAGCATCTTCCAGAAGGCCATCAGCGCCGGCAGCGATTACGACGAAGAGACCGCCTCGCTCGTCGCGTCGGGAAGCGGCATCGACGGCATCTACCAGGGGCTCACCGTCGCCGACATCCGCCGGGCCCTGGACCTGTTCCGCCCGGTGTACGACCGGACCGACGGCCTGGACGGCTACGTCAGCCTGGAAGTCTCGCCGCTCCTAGCGCACGACACCGAGGGGAGCATCCGCGAGGGCAAGCAGCTCTGGGAGCTTCTGGGTCGCCCCAACGCGATGATCAAGGTGCCGGGCACCCCCGAGGGGCTCCCCGCCATCGAGGAACTGCTCTACTCGGGCATCAACGTCAACGTCACGCTCCTCTTCAGCGTCGACGCCTACGAGAAGGTCGCCCAGACCTACATCAAGGCCCTGGCCCGCCGCGCCGCCGAGGGCAAGCCCGTCGACCACATCGCGTCGGTGGCCAGCTTCTTCATCTCGCGCATCGACGTCGAGGTCGACAAGCGGCTCGACGCCCTGATCAAGGCCGCCGCTGACGACAAGGCCAAGGTCGCCAGGCTCCAGGCGCTCAAGGGCAAGGTGGCCATCGCCAACGCCAAGAACTCGTACGTCATCTACGAGAAGGAATTCGGCTCCCCCCAGTTCCTGGCGCTCAAGCAGAAGGGCGCCAAGGTCCAGCGCCTGCTCTGGGCCTCCGTCGGCACCAAGAACCCCGCCTACCCCGACACCCTCTACATCGACGAGCTGATCGGCCCCGACACCGTCAGCACCATGCCCCGGCCCACCTATGACGCCTTCAAGGGCCACGGCCACGCGGCCCCCGCCCTGCTCAAGGGGATGGACGAGGCCAAGGCCCAGATCGAGGAGCTGAGCGCCCTGGGCGTCGACTTCAACGACGTCCTGGACAAGCTCCTCCGCGACGGCGTCAAGATCTTCGCCGACTCCTTCGGCCAGCTCATGACCTCGATCCGCGAGAAGCAGGCCGAGCTCATCCGCAAGTCGCGCGTCGGCAGCACGGCGCTCCTTGGCGACTACAAGGACGCCGTCGAAGCCACCCTGGACGACCTCGACAAGATCGGCGCCGTCAAGCGGCTCTGGGCCAAGGACACGAGCCTCTTCAAGGCCGAGCCCGACCACGCCAAGATCATCGCCAACTCCCTGGGTTGGCTGACCGTGGCCGACGTGGTGAAGCCCGAGGCCGGTGCCCTTGCCTCATTCAGCGACGAGATCGCCGCGACCGGCTTCGGCCACATCGTCGTGATGGGCATGGGCGGCTCCAGCCTCTGCGTCGAGGTCATCCGCCGGACCAACGTCCCGGTCTCCGGCCACCCCGTGATGGTCGTCCTCGACAGCACCGTCCCCGCCACGATCCGCCGCATCGAGAAGGCGATCGACCCGGCGCACACGCTCTTCATCGTCGCCAGCAAGAGCGGCACCACCACCGAGCCCTCGGTCTTCTACGCCTACTTCTATGACCTGGTGAAGAAGCTGAAGGGGGACAAGGCGGGCGAGAATTTCATCGCCATCACCGACCCAGGCACCAAGATGGAGGCCGACGCCCGCCGCGACGGCTTCCGCAAGATCTTCCTCAACCCCAGCGACATCGGCGGCCGGTACTCGGCCCTCTCCTTCTTCGGCATGGTCCCGGCCGCGCTGATGGGCCTGGACGTCGACATCCTGCTCGACCGCGCGGGCACGGTCATCAAGGCGACCAAGCCCGAGACGCCGATTCGCCAGAACCCGGGCGCCGTGCTGGGCGCCACCCTTGGCGCCCTGGCCAAGAAGGGCCGCGACAAGGTGACCCTCGTCACCCCGCCGCCGTTCGACGCCCTGGGCCTCTGGATCGAGCAGCTCATCGCCGAGAGCACCGGCAAGGAAGGCAAGGGGATCGTGCCGATCGCCGGCGAGCCCCTCACCTCGCCCGACTTCTACGGCAATGACCGCGTCTTCGTCCTGATCCGGACCCTGGACGGCCCGGCCGTCGAGGACCACGCGCAGCTCATCGCCCTCTCCAAGGCGGGCCACCCGGTCCTCGAGCTGATCGTGGCCGACACGATGGACCTGGGCGCCGAGTTCTTCGTCTGGGAAGTCGCCACCCCGCTGGCCGGCCAGCGCCTGGGCATCGACCCGTTCGACCAGCCCAACGTGCAGGAGAGCAAGGACAACACCAAGGCCCTGCTCGCCGAGTACACCGCCAAGGGGGCCCTGCCCCAGCAGGAAACCGTCGCCACCTTCGAGGCTCTCACCTTCAGCACCGACGCCACAAACAAGGCGGCCCTACTGAAAGCAGCCGGCGCCAAGACCGGCCGTGACCTGGCCGTCGCCGTCCTGAAGGCCCACCTCGGCCGCCTCAAAGCCGGCGATTACCTGGCGATCACCCAGTACTTCGACGAGAAGAGCCGCCGCGACGAGGCCCTGCAAATCCTCCGCGTCAAGCTGCGTGACACCTACAAGGTGGCCACCACAACCGGCTACGGCCCCCGCTTCCTGCACTCCACCGGCCAGCTGCACAAGGGAGGCCCCGACACCGGAGTCTTCCTCCAACTCACCGCGCAGGACGGCGAAGACCTCGCCATCCCCAACGAGAAATTCGGCTTCGCCACCCTCGTCCAGGCCCAGGCCCTCGGCGACTTCCAGTCCCTGACCTCCCGCAACCGCCGGGCCCTGAGCATCAACCTCGGAACCGACGTCGACAAAGGCTTCGGCCTCCTCGCCGACCTCATCCGCGACGCCATCTCCTGA